Part of the Candidatus Schekmanbacteria bacterium RIFCSPLOWO2_02_FULL_38_14 genome, CCACGGGGGCAAGCTCGATATCGTTACTGGTCTCCAGAAAAATATGGTGAATTAATTCAGCATCTAATAAAAAACCCAGAACAGGCGGTTATTCTTATAGGTGGAAACCTCGAAAAAAATATTGCTTCAGAAATCATGCAAAGCATCGCTAATCCTAACCACCAATTATTATCATTAGTTGGAAACACCTCTCTTCTTGAATTATGCCATATGATTCTTGAAAGTAACCTTTTTATGGGATGTGATTCAGGAGTTGCAATTTTGTCAGTTCTTTTGGGAATAAAGAGCGTAATTCTCTTTGGATCAGCAGATGAGAACAAGTGGGGAATAAAAAAAGAAAACTTTCGTGTTGTCAGGAAAAATCTGCCTTGCTCTCCCTGCCAGATGCTGGGAAATCATAAATTCTGCAAAAGTATAGACTGTATGGAAAAAATAAGTGCTCAAGATGTTATCAAGACTATAGATAATTTTAATTGATAAAAGAATTTATTAAAGAAAAAACATTATGATTCTATTACGTTTTATTTTTAATATCTTTAGAAAATTTGCTGACCTGGCGGGCTTTTATTTAGTAGCGACAAAAATAGGTAAAGCTACTGATACTTATGCAATAGTACGGCCCGTTGCAACTTACGCACCGTGGTTATCCGATCGTTTGTTTAATGATACGTATAAAATCATCAAGAATTACACGTTAGTTGATAAATATAGATGTTATGAGATTTGGCAATTAGTTGGAGAATCTGTAAAACTGAACGGTGCATTAATTGAAATTGGCGTATGGAGGGGAGGGAGTGGTGCCTTAATTGCAAAAAAAGCAAAACTTAACGGGATTAAGGATGAAGTATACTTATGTGATACATTTACAGGCGTTATTAAAACTGGAGAAAAGGATTTATGTTATAAAGGGGGAGAACATGCTGACACCTCAAAGGAAACAGTTGAAGAAGTAATTAATAAACTAAAATTAGATAACACAAAAATTTTAGTTGGTATATTCCCCGAAGAAACAAGCAAATTAGTAAGTGATAAAACATTTCGTTTTTGTCATATTGATGTTGATGTGTATAAATCTACTAAGGATATTGTGGAATGGTTATGGCCTAAATTGACTGTTGGAGGAATGGTAGTTATTGATGATTATGGATTTCCAGAATGTGATGGGATTAGAGATTTTGTAAATGAAGAACGTAGCAAAAAAGATAGATTGGTTATACATAATCTAAACGGGCACGCTATACTGATTAAAATATGCTAATGACCTGCCAAATGCTGGGAAATCATAAATTCTGAAAAAGTATTGACTGTATGGAAAAAATAAGCGCTTAAGATGTTATCAAGACTATAGATAATTTTGTAAATTAAATTAGCTAAGTCACAGGCTTGTTTCTTAAATAATTTTTTTTAGGAAAGAAATTTCTATGCAGTTAATCATATTGAAGAGTTACTGTCTATCCCAAATCAAAACTAAATTTTGTTGTTTAGTTCAACTGTTTATTTTTGTTTTGAGAATTTGAATTTTAACTGACTCTGACAAACATAAGCCTTCTTACTTACAGGAAATATACAGCCTGTGACTGAAAAGCCTGAAAATATTTATTTTTTTATTGACAAACAATTGCAAAAGATTTATATTTTATACATTATTTGAGATTATCAAACACTCTGTTTTAACAACATCTTTTTTGACTTTCAACAAGAAGAACTTTTGAAAATGAGAAAATTATTTTTGGTTAATTTTCTTCTATTGCTAATCCTTCTCTCCTCGTCTTTTGCATATGCCGGAGAAATCAATCTTCCTCAGATATCATCTAAAGCTATTGAAAAAGACTCTTCTCCGTTACGAATATCATTAAACGTTTTTAGTGTGGGATATTATTATTTGAATATAACTATCAGCCCGACAAGCACTGGCACTGTGGATAAAACAACCCCTTATTGGGGGGAGAATGCTTATCTTCTGGACACGCTTGTTGCTCTGACAGCAATTCCAGGAACTGGTTATATTTTTGTTAACTGGACAGGGGATCTTATAAGCAGCGCCAATCCTGCTGACGTTACCATGAATACTGATAAGAATATTACTGCAAATTTTAAAATTGTTCAATGTAGCAAAAAGAAACCTTTGATTTCAAAAATTGCTCCAGCAAATGGAAGGTCCGGAATAACAGTAGAAATCAAAGGCAGATTTTTCTGTAGTGGAGGAGGGATGGTTCTTTTTGGAACAGTTGAGGCAGAAATCATTGAGTGGAGTAATACTTCTATCACTGTTGTAGTTCCTGATATAGTAGTAAAAAAGCAATTCAAAACTGTTTTGGTAAAGGTTAAGAATGCCAATAACAAGGTCAGTAACACTAAACCATTTAAGGTTTTAAAGGGTCCTGTCCTTTTTAAATAAAGCATTAACTGGTCAATAATGCCAAAGCTAAAAAGTGATGTTTTCGCAAGGGCGACTTAAATGTCGCCCTCGCTTTTTCTCCTTAATTAACAATTAAAAATCTATTTTACTGTTTATATGAAAATGATTTGCCGGAATTTAAAAAAACTATTATTGATTTTTCTAATCTGCTCTGTTGCAGCAGTTTCTTCTGCATCTTCAAAGCCTCGTTCTTTTGTAAAACTGGTCAATAATGAAATAATATTTTCAACTGAAACAGGTCCTGTCCCCGTACAAGTAACCCCTGAAAGCATATCAGGAAGGGTTGCCAGAAATATAACCCCGGAAACAGAATTTTCACAAACAGCGCTTCCGGAAATTTCCATTAAACTCTCACCAAATGAAAAGGCACTGGCTAAAAGAGTAAATATTTCAATTGCCTTCAGGTTAAAAAGCCAGAGCGGGAAAACCCTTGCAATAACTTTAGACAATATAAAGCTTAGAAAAAATCCTGTGTCACAGGAATTAAAAATAGTTGTTCCCTTTGACAGCAAAGACACATTCAATGATGACCTCATAGCTTTTGAATACAAGACCACAACAGGATTCAGTCTCAAAGGAGATATCGGCAATGACAAAGAGACAGGTCCTGTGCTAACAAACGGAACTGATACTATAAGCTTTAACATTCTTGTTTTTAAGAATAAAATAATAGAAAAATTTAAAAACTGGGGCATATCTGATATAAGCCTTACCGGAACTCCAGCCTATTCATTCATCCTAAAAGGTACCTCTCTTGCTATAGATATTGGTGACGGAAAATATAAAGCAATAAATTCTATAAACGGGAAAATTACTGTCCAGTGAGCCTTTGTCGTTTATTTAAAGTACTCTTTTCTTTCTTGTCTCTCATTCTCCTTTCACAGACAACAACAGTATCATCAGAAACAAAACCAGGGCAGGTAAGGCTAAATAATAATTTTATTTTAAAATCTTCTGTTTCAAAAGGCATTGAGAATCTCTATAATCTTGACTTTGATGATGCCAAGTCTCAGTTCAGCAAGGCAATTGCCGCAGACAGCGAAAGCCCTGTGGGATACTTTTATACTGCAATGATATACTGGGAAAGAATTCTCAACAACCCTAACGATAAAGAAGCCTTTAAGCTTTTTGATGAATGGACCTCAAAAACAATTGAAATATGCCAGAAAAAAATTGAAAAGAATGGAAAGGATGATGAAACCCTCCTTTATCTTGGAGGCTCTTACGGTTTTAAAGCCAGAAAAGACCTCACGAAAAAATCGTGGTGGCCGGCTTTCTGGAATGCAAAAAAGGGAAGGAATCTTCTTAAAGAAGCCTTTGATATGAACCCGCAGAATTTCGACCTTTACCTTGGCCTTGGAATGTATGATTATTTTCTTGATAAGATGCCAAAAATAGTAAAATTTTTCTCGTTTCTCTTGTCTTTTTCAGGTAAAAAAGAGCTTGGCATTGAAAAGCTCCATAAATGCGCAACTGATGGAAAATATGCAAAAACCGAAGCCAAATTTGTTCTTATGAGCATCTACACCTATCTTGAAAAAGAATACCTAAAAGCCCTTCCCATAGCCTTGGATTTAAAAAATTCCTATCCAGAAAATCCAAGATTTTACTATACAACAGCCATCATATTATCCGGAATGAAAAAATGGGACGAAGCCTTGAGGCTTGCAGATGAAATATCCTCAAAAGCTGAAAAGGAAGAAAAGAATTTCACACTGAACTGGCTCCCAAGGACAAACTATCTCAGAGGTGAGATTTTCAGGGGGAAAAAAGATTATGACGAAGCAATAAAATTTTATAATCTTGCCATTAACTCTGAGCTTTCTAATGAAACTTGGGTTCTGCCATGGAGCCATCTCAAAATCGGAATGATTTATGACACTTTAGGACAGAGAGAAAAGGCAAGGGTTAAATATCAGGGAGTTTTAAAACTTGAAGATGTTTCTGAAGAAAATACTTATGTACACGAACTTGCTGGAAAATATTTAGAAAAGTCCTACAGCAAAAATGAAACCGGGATTTCTGATTAAATTAATCATCAATAAAATCAAAAAGTTCCCATGCTTTTCAGAAAGACAGTTTTTGCTTGACAATACCTGAACCTTAAATTTATTATTCTCAGTTAATTCATATGCCTTAGTTGTTGTTTTGATTTATCTCTTTGAGGCAATTTATTGGATATCATCAGATTCTTTAGCAAATATTTCTGGATAGTCTATGTTGTTTTGATAACTATCTTATGTTTTTCTCTATCAAAGACAGTAGTTTATTTCATAGATAGAAGCATCAAAGTTCCCCTAAGCAAGGAAGTAAATATTAAAGCAGTGAAAGAATCTCCAAAAACCAGGCGTTCACTGGATGAATATAAAATAATTTTCGAAAGAAACCTTTTCGACGTCTCGGGGCAGGAACAGGTTGTAAAAAAGAGAGGAAAGGAAATCTTAAACCCTGCTGAAATTCCAATTTCAACATCCGGAATGGAATTGCTCGGAACATTTGTAGGTTTTCCTCCAAAACATTCTATCGCCCTGATAAAAGCAGATGGCGAGGTAGAGGCATATCACCCTGATGAGAAGGCAAAAGAAGCAACAATATTAACGATTAACCGCAGAGAGGTTATAATTGAAAGAAATGGGATGATAGAAAAACTTATAATGGAAGAAGCAGGAAAACCAATGCTGGTTAAAGAACCCCCCAAACTTACAGGTACAGTTGACAGAGCTTTGGACGGAATCAGACAGACTTCAAGCAACAAATGGATTATTGACAGGAAAAAAGTCCCAATTAAAGATATTAATACTTTTATGAGACAATGCCGCCTGATTCCCCATTCTGTTGATGGCAGGCCAGCAGGTTTTAAAATAACAGGAATTTTAAAAGGAAGCATCATAGATAAAATAGGTCTTTTAGACGGAGATATAATAAAAAGAGTTAATAGCGATGAAGTTAAAAGCCCTGATGATGCCTACAGGGCTTATCAAAGGCTTCAGACAGATAACAGAATAGTTCTTGAAATAGAACGAAACGGAGCAATGGCACCGCTTACTTATGAGGTTAAAAACTAAATATTGTGAGGAAAGACTGTGAACAGATTTAAAAAAATATTTTTCTTTTTTCTAAGTATATTATTCCTTTTCTTCCTTGTGTCCTTATCATCAAATCTTTTTGCTCAGCAGAAGAAAAATCCATTGAAGAAACCTGCAAGAACAATTAATCCTAATGCCAAAAATGCTGCTCTGAAAGGTGAAGAAATAAAAGAAGATGAAGAAGACTTTGAACCAGAAGAGATAGATGAAGAAGAAGATGCCATAGAGGAAGAAGACGAGGAAGATGCCGAGGAGGTAGAAATAAAACCCAAGCCCTCTGCACGCCCTGGCAGGCAATTCCGCAGGCCTCAATTCCCGAATAGAAGACCAGGCGGAAGACCCGGTGGTCCTGTTGGTTCAGGTGGCACTGGTGGTTCCGGAGTTATAAGCGACGGAGAATATATAACCCTGGATTTTAAGGGTGAATTAAAAGACCTGATAATAATGTTTTCTGATTTAATGAACAAAAATTTCATATACGATGAAAATATCAGGGACAAAGTCATGATAGTAGCGCCTAATAAATTGAATATAGAAGAAGCGTGGAAGGTTTTTCTTTCAGTGCTTGATTACAAGGGATACAATGTCGTGGAAAGCAAAGAAGCAATAAGAATCCAGAAATCTACTGAAGCACGGCAACAGCCAATTACAACGCTTGTTGGAGAGGAAGCAAAAAATATACCTGACCAGGCTCAGATAATAACATATGTGACAAGCCTTCAGTATGCAGATGTTGAACAGATAAGAGGTGCAATAAGCCAGTTAATCAGCCCGAGAGATGCAAATATCTCAACCTTTCCTCCGACCAACACCCTTATCCTCACTGACATTGCTTCCAATATAAACCGGATAATAAAAATCATCAACGCAATAGATGTGGCAGGACTTGAAGACAGGCCTATAATTAGCGTGATTCCCCTTCACAATGCCTCAGCAAAAACACTTGCGCAGCAACTGACAGAGATTTTGCGTCAGGCTCCGCAGCCCTCAGGTAAGAGAAAAACCCCTCAGCCGGGCCAGCCTCCGGGAGAACAGATGAAGATTATACCTGATGAACGCCTGAATGCCATAATAATAGTTGCAACCCTTGATTCCACAAAAAGAATAGAAGACCTGCTTGAAAAGCTTGATGCAAAGCTCTCAAGAGATATTAGCCGCATTAATGTCTATTATCTCAACAATGCCCTTGCTGAAGACTTACAGAAGGTTTTAACCGGCATTATATCTAAAACTGTTGCGCCGGGCGCACCAACACCAGCATCACAGGGTGGCGCAGCAGCAGCGCCACTTGTTGGCAGGGATGTCTTCATAACTGCTGACAAGTCAACCAACTCACTCATAATATCTGCCTCTCCTGAAGACTATACCCTTTTAAAGCAGATTATCGAACAACTTGATATAATGCGTCCTCAGGTCTATGTAGAGGGCTTGGTGGTTGAAGTTAGCCAATCAAGGTTCATTGAACTTGGAGTTGATTTTAACTTTTTAAAAGACCTTGAAGATACAGGGCTTGATAAAATCAGGGCAATCGGTTTAAGCAGTCTCGGTGGTCCGCTTGCAGGGCTTATTGCAACCCCTCCGGGAAAACTTCCAGGCTTTCCTGAAGGCGGCTCTGTTGCAATCACAAAGGGAACTGTTACTCTGTCAGATGGCACTAAGGTGCTCAATATTCCTGCCCTTGCAACCTTCTTTGCCAGAACAAGCGGTGTCAATGTGCTTGCACAGCCCCAGATTCTTACATCTGACAATGAAGAGGCAAGTATTGTTGTTGGAGAAAACAGAAGATTCATAAGAAGCACTACTGTGGTATCAGAGACTGCAAACACTGTTAATACTTTTGAATTCAGGGATGTGGCTTTAAATCTTAAAGTAACTCCCCACATAAGCAAAGAGGGTTTAGTCAGATTATCCATCCAGCAGACAGTCGAAAATGTCCTTCCGGGTTCCTCTACGGAACAGGGAGTTGAGACCTCAAAAAGGGAAGCCAAAACAACTGTTGTGGTGCAAAATCAGGAGACCATTATTATAGGTGGTCTGATCCGTGAAACCAATACTCCAAGCGTGAAAAAGATTCCGTGCCTTGGAGACATCCCGTGGATTGGATGGTTTTTCTCAAGAGTCAGCAGTACAAGAGAAAAGACTAACCTGCTTATATTCCTGAAACCAACAGTTGTTAACACTCCGCAGGAGCTCGCAAAACTTTCAGACGAGAAAAAAGCCAAGGCAAGGGAAATAAGGGAAGAGGATGAGAATAAAAAAGACATATTCTACAAAACAATAATTGACGGAAACCTGAAGTTCTGGAAAAAGAAAGAAGAAATTCCAATGCTGAGCGAAGAATCAAAAGTATTGAAGGAAGGCGAAAAGAAAGTAGCTCCAAAAAAAGATATTGATATCACTCCTGAATTATTAAAGCCTTCAAAAATTCCTCTTCCATCAGTAGAAAGAGGAGACACAATTGAAGGAGAAGAAGTTTCTGCTCCGCCGCCGCCAGAGGATAGACCGCAGATATCTGAACCCTCTCCAGCAGGAGAAGAAGAGGTTCAGCAGCCATTAGTTCCGCCGCCGCTTCCTGAACCAGAGGAGGAGGAATAATAAAGTTGAAAAAACAGTTTTAAAATTTCAATAAAAATATTTTTTTAAAATGTTTGAAAACCTGACAGGTAAATTAGAGACTATATTTTCAAAGCTAAGAAAAGCAGGAAGGCTTACTGAAAAGAACATTCAGGATGGCTTGAAAGAGGTGCGCCTTGCCCTTCTTGAAGCTGATGTGAATTTCAGGGTTGTAAAGGATTTCATAGCAGCGGTTGAAGCAAAAGCAATAGGACAGGAGGTTTTAAGAAGCATAACACCTGGTCAGCAGATTGTTAAGATTGTCAATGATGAATTGGTTAATCTGATGGGCAAACAGGCGACCAGAATCGAATTTTCGCCACCCTTGCCAATGGGAATAATGTTAATAGGACTACAGGGCTCAGGAAAAACTACGACTGCCGGCAAACTTGCAAGGATGTTCAAAAAAGAAGGACACAGACCACTGCTTGTCCCTGCAGACCCGTACCGTCCTGCTGCAATTTCCCAGCTCAAGACCCTCGGCAAACAGGCGGAAATTGAAGTTTTCCCTTCTGAACCGGGAACCAACCCGGTCATAACCTGTAAAAAGGCTTTAGAGCAGGCAAGGGAGAATAACTTAGATTTAATGATTATAGACACTGCAGGACGGCTCCACATTGATCAGGAATTAATGGACGAGCTTAAAAACATAATCTCAGCTATCCCCGTCAAAGAAAAGCTTCTTGTTGTTGACAGCATGACAGGACAGGATGCAGTCAATATTGCAAAGGAATTCAACTCTGCCATTGATATAACAGGAATCATCCTCACAAAGATGGACGGTGATGCAAGGGGAGGCGCTGCGCTTTCAATGAGGGCTGTAACAAGCAAGTCTATAAAATTTATTGCAACAGGTGAGAAGCTTGATGCAATTGAAGTCTTTCATCCTGAACGCATGGCTTCAAGAATCCTTGGAATGGGAGACATTCTTTCGCTCGTAGAAAAAGCCCATAAGGCTGTTGATAAAGAAAAAGCCCTTGAGCTTGAGAAAAAAATAAGGGAAGAATCCTTCTCTCTTGAAGACTTTAAGGAACAGTTGCTTCAGATAAAGTCAATGGGTCCGCTTGAAGATATTCTTGGAATGATGCCCGGATTTGGCAACATGAAAAAACTAAAAAATTTCAGTGTGGACGGAAAGGAATTTGCGAGGATTGAAGCCATCATAAATTCCATGACAAAGAAGGAAAGATTAAACTACATGACAATAAACGGTAGCAGGAGAAAAAGGATTGCCAATGGCAGCAGCACAACTGTAATGGATGTAAACAAGCTCTTAAAGCAGTTTGCACAGATGAAAAAGATGATGAAGGCTTTTACCTCAGGTGGTAAAAAAGGTAAATTGATGAAACTTCCGTTTATGTAGAATTGTAGGAAAATTCAGGAATATGAAAACATTTGTTAAAAAAATCTGCATTCTGATTATTGTCTTACCCCTTCTTGGCGCAATAAACTACAAGGACAATGACCCCGGAGGGTGCGCAGGGCTTCCAGACTTTGACACAATAGACAATGGGAAAGTTGTTCTTACCACAAAAAGCGTCAACAAAATCGAGACAGATACTCAAATAACAGTCTATGGAGAGGTTGAAAACAAAGGCAGCAAACCAGCAAGAAATATACAGCTCACAGCTAACTTAAAGGACAAGAGCGGCAATATAGTTGAAACCGTCGGACCAGTTTCAATAATCGGCATATCAAGAAGGCTCAAATCTGCCCCTGATACAATTGACCATTCAACCCTTGACGTTGGTGAAAAGGGATATTTCAGCATTTCTGCAGATAAAACAAGCGAGCAGGCAAATGTTACCACAGTTGAGACAAGTTTAACCGGAGATGAAGATATAGAACTGGAAGGACTCTATGCAAAGATGTCAGCAACAATTACAACAAAAGAAGATGTAAATAAAAAACTTAGAATAAACGGATTTCTTAAAAATAACAGCACGGGTATTGACACATGGAATAACAAGATTACAGTCATAGCTAAAAACAAGGCAGAGCAAATAGTTTTTATAGGAGAGGTAAACCTCGGAGATACCCTCACAATAGATGACACGCAAAGAGAAAACGCCATAATAGCTGGAAACAGGAAAAGCTTTATCTTTGCCACTGATGTTCTTTACGACACGGTTGGGAAAAATGATATAACAACCAATATCAACTGGGAAGAAAAAGGTCCCAGCACCCCTAATGCCCCGGGCAACCTTGAACTAAGCCTTGAATCTGTAAGCGAGGTCACCATGACATTTACTGATAACAGCAACGATGAGAAAGGGTTTAAAATTTTCAGAAAAGCTCCGGGGGAAAAAAAATTCAAGAGAATAAAAATATGGAAAGCTGTTTCAGGAAATGACAACACTGTAATATATACAGACAAGAAAAGCCTTTTATCAGGTAAAATCTATACCTACAAAGTTCTTGCCTATAATGAACTTGGCAATTCTGAATTTTCAAATACAGAAAGGATTGAAATCTCAGCGCCTGATTCACCCGGAAACCTGAAAGCAACCATTACATCTGAATCTTCAACATCTGGAACAACAACTCAGATAACCCTCTCGTGGGATGAAAAGGAAAACTCTGCAGCACTTGCTGTATTGCCTTCAGGAGTCAACTTTACCGGCTCCCTCAAAGACAAAATAACCTATGACTCTGACAAAAAAGTTCTGATTTTTGATGGAGCAATGACTTCAGATGAAA contains:
- a CDS encoding methyltransferase, with the protein product MGKATDTYAIVRPVATYAPWLSDRLFNDTYKIIKNYTLVDKYRCYEIWQLVGESVKLNGALIEIGVWRGGSGALIAKKAKLNGIKDEVYLCDTFTGVIKTGEKDLCYKGGEHADTSKETVEEVINKLKLDNTKILVGIFPEETSKLVSDKTFRFCHIDVDVYKSTKDIVEWLWPKLTVGGMVVIDDYGFPECDGIRDFVNEERSKKDRLVIHNLNGHAILIKIC
- a CDS encoding type II secretion system protein GspD, which translates into the protein MKKPARTINPNAKNAALKGEEIKEDEEDFEPEEIDEEEDAIEEEDEEDAEEVEIKPKPSARPGRQFRRPQFPNRRPGGRPGGPVGSGGTGGSGVISDGEYITLDFKGELKDLIIMFSDLMNKNFIYDENIRDKVMIVAPNKLNIEEAWKVFLSVLDYKGYNVVESKEAIRIQKSTEARQQPITTLVGEEAKNIPDQAQIITYVTSLQYADVEQIRGAISQLISPRDANISTFPPTNTLILTDIASNINRIIKIINAIDVAGLEDRPIISVIPLHNASAKTLAQQLTEILRQAPQPSGKRKTPQPGQPPGEQMKIIPDERLNAIIIVATLDSTKRIEDLLEKLDAKLSRDISRINVYYLNNALAEDLQKVLTGIISKTVAPGAPTPASQGGAAAAPLVGRDVFITADKSTNSLIISASPEDYTLLKQIIEQLDIMRPQVYVEGLVVEVSQSRFIELGVDFNFLKDLEDTGLDKIRAIGLSSLGGPLAGLIATPPGKLPGFPEGGSVAITKGTVTLSDGTKVLNIPALATFFARTSGVNVLAQPQILTSDNEEASIVVGENRRFIRSTTVVSETANTVNTFEFRDVALNLKVTPHISKEGLVRLSIQQTVENVLPGSSTEQGVETSKREAKTTVVVQNQETIIIGGLIRETNTPSVKKIPCLGDIPWIGWFFSRVSSTREKTNLLIFLKPTVVNTPQELAKLSDEKKAKAREIREEDENKKDIFYKTIIDGNLKFWKKKEEIPMLSEESKVLKEGEKKVAPKKDIDITPELLKPSKIPLPSVERGDTIEGEEVSAPPPPEDRPQISEPSPAGEEEVQQPLVPPPLPEPEEEE
- a CDS encoding signal recognition particle protein, translating into MFENLTGKLETIFSKLRKAGRLTEKNIQDGLKEVRLALLEADVNFRVVKDFIAAVEAKAIGQEVLRSITPGQQIVKIVNDELVNLMGKQATRIEFSPPLPMGIMLIGLQGSGKTTTAGKLARMFKKEGHRPLLVPADPYRPAAISQLKTLGKQAEIEVFPSEPGTNPVITCKKALEQARENNLDLMIIDTAGRLHIDQELMDELKNIISAIPVKEKLLVVDSMTGQDAVNIAKEFNSAIDITGIILTKMDGDARGGAALSMRAVTSKSIKFIATGEKLDAIEVFHPERMASRILGMGDILSLVEKAHKAVDKEKALELEKKIREESFSLEDFKEQLLQIKSMGPLEDILGMMPGFGNMKKLKNFSVDGKEFARIEAIINSMTKKERLNYMTINGSRRKRIANGSSTTVMDVNKLLKQFAQMKKMMKAFTSGGKKGKLMKLPFM